One genomic region from Pseudoduganella dura encodes:
- a CDS encoding glycoside hydrolase family 2 protein, with amino-acid sequence MDTTDTLHPRPQLTRPDWTSLDGVWEFAFDDEDLGRGDGWHDGRALPRSIEVPFPYQSERSGIGTKDVHEIVWYARTFEVPPAWRGDEPEPRDLLLHFGAVDYSTEVWINGRLAGRNRGGHVPFSFNIAPFLVDGANRITLRVEDRQDMYQPRGKQSASGKPVRIYYWCTTGIWQTVWLEPAPPVRIDALRWLETEPDGRLSFEVHLHGPAAAWTVEADVIDEAGNRVAFAQAETRFATATLDVRIDAPQAWSPDRPYLYGVRVRLAAGGRVLDEVGSYCGLRRFEAHDSHFHLNGQRTFLLMVLDQGYWPDTNLAAPSAGALRDDVEWIKRLGFNAVRKHQKIEDERWLYWCDRLGLMVWEEMPSTRNWSLEAEEALLAEWERAVTRDAGHPCIVAWVPLVESFGFPALYRHPGQQAFIEKLVLRTRRLDPGRLVVDNDGWEHTDLTDICSIHDYTQPGEKLRDRYAETLATGVPPAKGWYKDKPLFLAGGQYRGQPVVLSEVGGFLSEPEAADAPRDRLFDYYGSVRSGDELLERYRDLIETLGTLTFLAGACYTQFTDVEHEKNGLLTFDRQPKVDPEQVAALHHALLERYRNG; translated from the coding sequence ATGGATACGACCGACACCCTCCACCCCCGCCCCCAACTGACCCGTCCCGACTGGACCAGCCTCGATGGCGTCTGGGAATTCGCGTTCGACGACGAAGACCTGGGCCGCGGCGACGGCTGGCACGACGGCCGCGCACTGCCGCGGTCGATCGAGGTGCCGTTCCCCTACCAGAGCGAGCGCTCCGGCATCGGCACGAAGGACGTGCATGAAATCGTCTGGTATGCCCGCACGTTCGAGGTGCCGCCGGCGTGGCGCGGCGACGAACCGGAACCGCGCGACCTGCTGCTGCACTTCGGCGCGGTGGACTACAGCACCGAGGTCTGGATCAACGGCCGGCTGGCGGGCCGCAACCGCGGCGGCCACGTGCCGTTCTCGTTCAACATCGCGCCGTTCCTCGTCGATGGCGCCAACCGCATCACGCTGCGCGTGGAAGACCGGCAGGACATGTACCAGCCGCGCGGCAAGCAGTCGGCGTCCGGCAAGCCGGTGCGCATCTATTACTGGTGCACCACGGGCATCTGGCAGACCGTGTGGCTCGAGCCGGCGCCGCCGGTGCGCATCGATGCGCTGCGCTGGCTGGAGACGGAGCCGGACGGCCGCCTGTCGTTCGAAGTGCACCTGCACGGGCCGGCCGCCGCGTGGACCGTGGAAGCCGACGTGATCGATGAGGCCGGCAACCGGGTCGCCTTCGCGCAGGCGGAAACACGCTTCGCCACCGCCACGCTGGATGTGCGGATCGACGCGCCGCAAGCCTGGTCGCCCGACCGGCCGTACCTGTACGGCGTGCGCGTGCGCCTCGCCGCCGGCGGCCGGGTGCTCGACGAAGTGGGCTCCTATTGCGGCCTGCGCCGCTTCGAGGCGCACGACAGCCACTTCCACCTGAACGGCCAGCGCACGTTCCTGCTGATGGTGCTGGACCAGGGCTACTGGCCCGATACCAACCTGGCCGCGCCGTCGGCCGGGGCGCTGCGCGACGACGTGGAATGGATCAAGCGGCTGGGCTTCAATGCCGTGCGCAAGCACCAGAAGATCGAGGACGAGCGCTGGCTGTACTGGTGCGACCGGCTCGGCCTGATGGTCTGGGAAGAAATGCCGAGCACGCGCAACTGGTCGCTGGAAGCGGAGGAGGCGCTGCTGGCCGAATGGGAACGCGCCGTGACGCGCGATGCGGGGCACCCGTGCATCGTGGCCTGGGTACCGCTGGTGGAAAGCTTCGGCTTCCCCGCCCTGTACCGCCATCCGGGCCAGCAGGCGTTCATCGAGAAACTCGTGCTGCGCACGCGGCGGCTCGATCCGGGCCGCCTGGTCGTCGACAACGACGGCTGGGAGCATACCGACCTCACCGACATCTGCTCGATCCACGACTACACGCAGCCCGGCGAAAAGCTGCGCGACCGCTATGCCGAAACGCTGGCGACCGGCGTGCCGCCGGCCAAAGGCTGGTACAAGGACAAGCCGCTGTTCCTGGCCGGCGGCCAGTACCGGGGGCAGCCGGTGGTGCTGTCCGAAGTCGGCGGCTTCCTCAGCGAACCGGAAGCGGCAGATGCGCCGCGCGACCGGCTGTTCGACTACTACGGCAGCGTGCGTTCCGGCGACGAGCTGCTGGAGCGCTACCGCGACCTGATCGAGACCCTGGGCACCCTCACTTTCCTGGCCGGCGCCTGCTACACCCAGTTCACCGACGTCGAACACGAAAAGAACGGCCTGCTCACGTTCGACCGCCAGCCGAAAGTCGACCCCGAACAAGTTGCCGCCCTGCACCACGCACTGCTGGAGCGCTACCGCAACGGTTAA
- a CDS encoding STAS domain-containing protein encodes MSMATTGHLAKILTDNQDVLLEGWLGGMLSRMVRRDKVAEGEIRQQAGRFIQLVVKAVEKDPTYDFEASAWTEVRHLLAEMSAARVRQGFTPTETATFIFSLKEPLFTQLRTYLAGDQAALAAEVTETGTLFDRMGLYTVEEYQRSRESVIMRQQQELLELSTPVVQLWKDVLALPLIGTLDSARTQVVMENLLQKIIETGASIAIIDITGVPTVDTLVAQHLLKTVAAARLMGADCIISGIRPQIAQTIVHLGVNLEDVTTKATLADAFLVALKRVGATVVRAETAF; translated from the coding sequence ATGAGCATGGCAACGACGGGCCACCTGGCCAAGATCCTGACCGACAACCAGGATGTACTGCTGGAAGGCTGGCTGGGCGGGATGCTGTCCCGCATGGTGCGCCGTGACAAGGTGGCCGAGGGCGAAATCCGCCAGCAGGCCGGGCGGTTCATCCAACTGGTCGTCAAGGCCGTGGAAAAGGACCCGACCTACGATTTCGAAGCATCGGCATGGACCGAAGTGCGCCACCTGCTGGCCGAAATGTCGGCCGCGCGCGTCCGCCAGGGCTTCACGCCCACCGAGACCGCCACGTTCATCTTCTCGCTGAAGGAACCGCTGTTCACGCAGCTGCGCACCTACCTGGCGGGCGACCAGGCCGCGCTGGCGGCCGAAGTGACCGAAACGGGCACCCTGTTCGACCGCATGGGCCTGTACACGGTCGAGGAATACCAGCGCAGCCGCGAAAGCGTGATCATGCGCCAGCAGCAGGAACTGCTGGAATTGTCCACGCCGGTGGTGCAGCTGTGGAAGGATGTGCTGGCGCTGCCGCTCATCGGCACGCTGGACAGCGCGCGCACGCAGGTCGTGATGGAAAACCTGCTCCAGAAGATCATCGAAACGGGCGCATCGATCGCGATCATCGACATCACCGGCGTGCCGACCGTCGATACGCTGGTGGCCCAGCACTTGCTGAAAACAGTGGCCGCCGCCCGCCTGATGGGTGCCGACTGCATCATCAGCGGCATCCGCCCGCAGATCGCCCAGACCATCGTGCACCTCGGCGTGAACCTGGAAGACGTGACCACCAAGGCCACGCTGGCCGATGCCTTCCTGGTGGCGCTGAAACGGGTCGGCGCCACCGTGGTTCGCGCCGAAACGGCCTTCTGA
- a CDS encoding STAS domain-containing protein has protein sequence MERIPILKMGDMLLVTIQVDMHDRLAMTLQDDLTSRIVKDRARGVLIDISALDIVDSFIGRMISNTAAMARILDARTVLVGMQPAVAITLVELGLTLHGVRTALNVEKGVQLLKQTAE, from the coding sequence ATGGAACGCATTCCGATACTGAAAATGGGCGACATGCTGCTCGTCACGATCCAGGTCGACATGCACGACCGGCTCGCGATGACGCTGCAGGACGACCTGACATCGCGCATCGTGAAGGACCGCGCCCGCGGCGTGCTGATCGATATCTCGGCGCTCGATATCGTCGACTCGTTCATCGGCCGCATGATCAGCAACACGGCGGCGATGGCGCGCATCCTCGATGCGCGCACGGTACTGGTCGGCATGCAGCCGGCCGTGGCGATCACGCTCGTCGAGCTGGGCCTCACGCTGCATGGCGTGCGCACGGCACTGAACGTCGAAAAAGGCGTGCAGCTGCTGAAACAGACCGCGGAATAA
- a CDS encoding anti-sigma regulatory factor, whose protein sequence is MSYNDVDATVLPVRSDEDVVRLRQSVREQMIAAGFSLIDQTKMITAASELARNTLRYGGGGEAYLEKLLKGARRGVGLTFVDHGPGIPDIPRALTDGYTSGGGMGLGLSGAKRLADEFELESAPGQGTTVRICKWKPY, encoded by the coding sequence TTGAGCTATAACGACGTCGATGCGACAGTGCTGCCGGTCCGTTCCGACGAGGATGTCGTGCGGCTGCGGCAATCCGTGCGCGAACAGATGATCGCCGCCGGCTTTTCGCTGATCGACCAGACCAAGATGATCACGGCTGCCAGCGAGCTGGCCCGCAACACGCTGCGTTACGGCGGCGGCGGCGAGGCCTATCTGGAAAAGCTGCTGAAAGGCGCGCGGCGCGGCGTGGGCCTGACGTTCGTCGATCACGGTCCCGGTATCCCGGATATTCCCCGCGCGCTGACGGACGGCTACACGTCCGGCGGCGGCATGGGGCTCGGTTTGTCCGGCGCGAAGCGCCTGGCCGATGAGTTCGAACTTGAATCAGCACCCGGCCAGGGCACTACCGTAAGAATCTGCAAATGGAAACCATACTAG
- a CDS encoding ATP-binding SpoIIE family protein phosphatase, with amino-acid sequence METILAAHYRQSCHPLADSSQVAAVRRAAVELCIKLDFDETAAGEVAIAVTEAATNILKHAGHGEIVLRPLVHRGVHGIEILALDSGPGMANVAASLADGRSTAGSYGVGLGAMRRLSTDFDIYSAPGRGTAVMMTLWPRPATPPTPADTARDAPALRWGAVCLPMDGEYLSGDSWALAHDATSATVMVADGLGHGPLAAQASELAATTLAGAPELPAGTLLEDMHAALRPTRGAAAAVARIDMLGDSLTFAGVGNIAAHLITGDERRQMVSHNGIVGSNMRKVQVFDAPWTDDTLMVLHSDGINSRWHLGDYPGLAACHPAIVAGVLYRDFSRGRDDVTVFVLQDRQGWRP; translated from the coding sequence ATGGAAACCATACTAGCCGCGCACTACCGCCAGAGTTGCCATCCGCTTGCGGACAGCAGCCAGGTCGCGGCAGTGCGCCGCGCAGCCGTCGAGCTGTGCATCAAACTCGACTTCGACGAAACCGCCGCCGGCGAGGTGGCGATCGCCGTCACCGAGGCGGCCACCAACATCCTCAAGCATGCCGGGCATGGCGAGATCGTGCTGCGCCCGCTGGTCCACCGGGGCGTGCACGGCATCGAGATCCTTGCGCTCGACAGCGGCCCCGGTATGGCCAACGTGGCCGCCAGCCTGGCGGACGGCCGCTCCACGGCCGGCAGCTACGGCGTGGGGCTGGGCGCGATGCGCCGCCTGTCCACCGATTTCGACATCTACAGCGCCCCGGGCCGCGGCACCGCCGTCATGATGACGCTGTGGCCGCGCCCGGCCACGCCCCCCACGCCCGCCGATACGGCCCGCGATGCGCCGGCGCTGCGCTGGGGCGCGGTATGCCTGCCGATGGATGGCGAATACCTGTCCGGCGACAGCTGGGCGCTGGCGCACGACGCCACCTCGGCCACGGTGATGGTGGCCGATGGTCTCGGGCACGGTCCCCTGGCGGCCCAGGCTTCCGAGCTGGCCGCCACCACCCTCGCCGGCGCGCCAGAACTGCCGGCCGGCACGCTGCTGGAAGACATGCACGCGGCGCTGCGGCCCACCCGCGGCGCCGCGGCCGCCGTGGCCCGCATCGACATGCTGGGCGACAGCCTGACGTTCGCCGGCGTCGGCAACATCGCCGCGCACCTGATCACGGGTGACGAGCGCCGTCAGATGGTGTCGCACAACGGCATCGTGGGCAGCAACATGCGCAAGGTGCAGGTCTTCGATGCGCCGTGGACGGACGACACGCTGATGGTGCTGCATTCGGACGGCATCAATTCGCGCTGGCACCTGGGCGATTATCCCGGCCTCGCCGCCTGCCACCCGGCCATCGTGGCGGGCGTGCTGTACCGCGATTTCAGCCGCGGCCGCGACGACGTCACGGTGTTCGTGCTGCAGGATCGCCAGGGATGGCGGCCATGA
- a CDS encoding ATP-binding protein: MTLRILNLRIEREIDVVASRQRARQIAALCGFNAQDQARIATAVSELARNVYSYAGSGRVEFAVEGVTAPQLLVIRIEDKGPGIAHLDVVLAGRYQSRTGMGMGIIGARRLMDQFDIQTATDGGAGTGTGTGTVVTLKKLLPYEAPLMTAASVGEMSAQFAVLSPDVSVSEVQQQNRELLATLAELKTRQDELMQLTRELEDTNRGVVALYAELDEKADHLRRADEMKTRFLSNMTHEFRTPLSSIRALTRLLLERVDGELSPEQEKQVRFILKGAESLTELVDDLLDLAKIEAGKIDVRAAPFEVNDMFSALRGMLRPLLVSTTVDLIFDEPEGPVTMMTDEAKLSQILRNFISNALKFTETGHVRVSATLLPKGDAVRFDVEDTGLGIAPEHQQLIFEEFSQVENRLQHRVKGTGLGLPLCSKLAALLGGSVTLKSTPGVGSTFSAVIPVLHDDMPEPQIFQPDMAEGGGTPVLVVEDDRSTQLLYRSYLRKTSYRVIAVRSVWEAEQAWTVEQPAAVILDLYLNGGDSWHWLAKIKDDERRKGVPVIIASEVADRQKAFSLGADAYLGKPVGRDELLAQLNALCHQVRPS; this comes from the coding sequence ATGACCCTGCGCATCCTCAACCTTCGCATCGAGCGTGAAATCGACGTGGTCGCTTCGCGCCAGCGGGCGCGCCAGATCGCCGCGCTGTGCGGCTTCAATGCGCAGGACCAGGCGCGCATCGCCACCGCCGTGTCGGAGCTGGCGCGCAATGTCTACAGCTATGCCGGCAGCGGCCGCGTGGAGTTCGCCGTCGAAGGCGTCACCGCGCCGCAGTTGCTGGTGATCCGCATCGAGGACAAGGGCCCCGGCATCGCGCACCTGGACGTGGTGCTGGCCGGCCGCTACCAGTCGCGCACCGGGATGGGCATGGGCATCATCGGCGCGCGCCGGCTGATGGACCAGTTCGACATCCAGACCGCGACGGACGGCGGCGCCGGCACGGGCACGGGTACGGGCACCGTCGTCACGCTGAAGAAGCTGCTGCCGTACGAAGCGCCGCTGATGACGGCGGCCAGCGTGGGCGAAATGAGCGCGCAGTTCGCCGTACTGTCGCCGGACGTGTCGGTATCCGAAGTGCAGCAGCAGAACAGGGAGCTGCTGGCCACGCTGGCCGAGCTGAAGACGCGGCAGGACGAGCTGATGCAGCTGACCCGCGAGCTGGAGGATACCAACCGCGGCGTGGTCGCGCTGTACGCCGAGCTCGATGAAAAGGCCGACCACCTGCGCCGCGCGGACGAGATGAAGACGCGCTTCCTGTCGAACATGACCCACGAGTTCAGGACGCCCCTGTCGTCGATCCGTGCGCTGACCCGGCTGCTGCTCGAGCGCGTGGATGGCGAGCTGTCGCCGGAACAGGAAAAACAGGTGCGCTTCATCCTGAAGGGCGCCGAATCGCTGACCGAACTGGTGGACGACCTGCTCGACCTGGCCAAGATCGAAGCGGGCAAGATCGACGTGCGCGCCGCGCCGTTCGAAGTGAACGACATGTTCTCGGCGCTGCGCGGCATGCTGCGCCCCCTGCTGGTGTCCACCACCGTGGACCTGATCTTCGACGAGCCGGAAGGCCCCGTCACGATGATGACGGACGAGGCGAAGCTGTCGCAGATCCTGCGAAATTTCATTTCGAACGCGCTGAAGTTCACCGAAACCGGCCATGTGCGCGTATCGGCAACGCTACTCCCGAAAGGCGACGCGGTGCGCTTCGACGTCGAGGATACCGGCCTCGGTATCGCTCCCGAGCACCAGCAGCTCATCTTCGAGGAATTCTCGCAGGTGGAAAACCGCCTGCAGCATCGCGTCAAGGGCACCGGACTGGGGCTGCCGCTGTGCAGCAAGCTGGCCGCCCTGCTGGGCGGTTCGGTGACCCTGAAGAGCACACCCGGCGTGGGCTCCACCTTCTCGGCCGTGATCCCGGTGCTGCATGACGACATGCCGGAGCCGCAGATATTCCAGCCCGACATGGCCGAGGGCGGCGGCACCCCCGTGCTGGTGGTGGAAGACGACCGCTCGACCCAGCTGCTGTACCGCAGCTACCTGCGCAAGACTTCCTATCGCGTGATCGCCGTGCGCAGCGTGTGGGAAGCCGAACAGGCGTGGACCGTCGAGCAGCCGGCCGCGGTGATCCTCGATCTCTACCTGAACGGCGGCGACAGCTGGCACTGGCTCGCCAAGATCAAGGACGACGAACGCCGCAAGGGGGTGCCGGTCATCATCGCCTCCGAAGTGGCGGACCGCCAGAAGGCGTTTTCGCTGGGGGCGGATGCTTATCTCGGCAAACCCGTCGGGCGCGACGAACTGCTGGCGCAATTGAACGCTCTCTGTCATCAAGTGAGACCATCATGA
- a CDS encoding response regulator, whose amino-acid sequence MKATPLRPVILNVDDTDAARYAKTRILQRAGFHVIEAGSGGLALQLALEQKPDLVLLDTKLPDINGFDVCRQLKQDPHTSMVLVLQTSASYLSSPDKVRALDSGADNYLFEPIEPEELVANVRALLRLGHVERELRDMDRRKDEFLAILAHELRNPLGPIRNAVELLRSLDPHSSPAQENARRVILRQTDHMVRLVDDLLDVSRISQGKIALRRSEVELCGLLKSAAETAEPNVAARQHVLAVKLPDHEIWVDGDSVRLTQVVGNLLNNAAKFTAPGGRIVLSACLEGTQAVIRVTDNGIGIAPELADSIFDLFAQAGHSPDRVQDGLGIGLSLVRTLVNLHGGTVAVHSEGAGKGSTFEVRLPTLARTPQADDTDCSAAPVPGKPADAHRILVVDDNVDSAEIVSALLEFAGHEVHMAHDGAGAIEAALRLRPDVVFLDIGLPDMSGVEVAEKLRGYPELAKTVLIALTGYGQDKDRMSAMAAGFNHHLTKPVNMETLNDTVRTFMRR is encoded by the coding sequence ATGAAGGCAACCCCGCTCAGGCCCGTGATCCTGAATGTCGACGATACCGACGCCGCCCGCTATGCGAAAACCCGCATCCTGCAGCGCGCCGGCTTCCATGTCATCGAAGCAGGCAGCGGCGGCCTGGCGCTGCAGCTGGCACTGGAACAGAAGCCGGACCTGGTGCTGCTCGATACCAAGCTGCCGGACATCAACGGCTTCGACGTGTGCCGCCAGCTCAAGCAGGATCCGCACACGTCGATGGTGCTGGTGCTGCAGACTTCCGCGTCGTACCTGTCGTCGCCGGACAAGGTGCGCGCGCTCGACAGCGGTGCCGACAATTACCTGTTCGAGCCGATCGAACCGGAAGAACTGGTGGCCAACGTGCGCGCGCTGCTGCGGCTGGGCCACGTGGAGCGCGAGCTGCGCGACATGGATCGCCGCAAGGATGAATTCCTGGCGATCCTGGCGCACGAGCTGCGCAACCCTCTGGGCCCGATCCGCAACGCCGTCGAACTGCTGCGCAGCCTCGATCCGCATTCGTCGCCGGCGCAGGAGAATGCCCGGCGCGTGATCCTGCGCCAGACCGACCACATGGTGCGGCTGGTGGACGACCTGCTGGACGTCTCGCGCATCTCGCAAGGCAAGATCGCGCTGCGCCGTTCCGAGGTGGAACTGTGCGGCCTGCTGAAAAGCGCGGCCGAAACGGCCGAGCCGAACGTCGCCGCACGCCAGCATGTGCTGGCCGTGAAGCTGCCCGATCACGAGATCTGGGTCGATGGCGACAGCGTGCGCCTGACCCAGGTGGTGGGCAACCTGCTCAACAACGCGGCAAAGTTCACGGCGCCGGGCGGTCGCATCGTGCTGTCCGCCTGCCTCGAAGGCACCCAGGCCGTGATCCGCGTGACGGACAACGGGATCGGCATCGCGCCGGAACTGGCGGACTCGATCTTCGACCTGTTCGCGCAGGCCGGCCATTCGCCGGACCGCGTGCAGGACGGGCTGGGCATCGGCCTGTCGCTGGTGCGCACGCTGGTGAACCTGCATGGCGGCACCGTCGCCGTGCACAGCGAAGGCGCTGGCAAGGGCAGCACGTTCGAAGTGCGGCTCCCCACGCTGGCACGCACGCCGCAGGCCGACGATACCGATTGCAGCGCCGCCCCGGTGCCCGGCAAGCCGGCGGACGCGCACCGCATCCTGGTCGTCGACGACAACGTGGATTCGGCCGAGATCGTGTCGGCGCTGCTGGAATTCGCCGGCCACGAAGTGCACATGGCGCACGACGGCGCCGGCGCGATCGAGGCGGCGCTGCGGCTGCGGCCGGACGTGGTGTTCCTCGATATCGGCCTGCCCGACATGAGCGGTGTGGAAGTGGCGGAGAAGCTGCGCGGCTACCCGGAACTGGCGAAAACGGTGCTGATCGCGCTGACCGGCTACGGCCAGGACAAGGACCGGATGAGCGCGATGGCCGCCGGCTTCAACCACCACCTGACCAAACCGGTCAACATGGAAACGCTGAACGACACGGTGCGCACGTTCATGCGCCGGTAA
- a CDS encoding urate hydroxylase PuuD — protein MDTIDYLIPYGLEWLNMLVRWLHIITGIAWIGASFYFVWLDNSIRPPAPDSDLAKKGVTGELWAVHGGGFYNPQKYLVAPAELPEELHWFKWEAYSTWLSGFALLTIAYYFNAQAMMIDRAVADVTPWQSVGIGLGSLVAGWIAYDLLCRSPLGKHDLWFGIVVFALLTGAAWTLTHLLSGRAAYIHVGAMIGTIMVANVAMLIIPGQRKMVNAMLAGGRPDPVHGLRAKQRSVHNNYFTLPVLFIMISNHYAMTYRHEHAWLVLALIMAAGVFIRHFFNVRHKGRVEWRYPAIGVALLLAVAVMIAPPKPAAVARQADPAAQFARVKAIVDRRCVSCHAARPTQPGFATAPAGVVFDTPDQVRRQALQIHKQVVELKAMPIGNLTNMTEEERAEVGAWFAAGAR, from the coding sequence ATGGACACCATTGATTACCTCATCCCCTACGGCCTGGAATGGCTGAACATGCTCGTGCGCTGGCTGCACATCATCACAGGCATCGCCTGGATCGGCGCCTCGTTCTACTTCGTCTGGCTGGACAACTCGATCCGCCCGCCGGCGCCGGATTCCGACCTGGCGAAGAAGGGCGTGACGGGCGAGCTGTGGGCGGTGCACGGCGGCGGCTTCTACAACCCGCAGAAGTACCTGGTGGCGCCCGCCGAACTGCCGGAGGAACTGCACTGGTTCAAGTGGGAGGCGTATTCCACGTGGCTGTCGGGCTTTGCGCTGCTGACGATCGCCTACTATTTCAACGCGCAGGCGATGATGATCGACCGGGCGGTGGCGGACGTCACACCATGGCAGTCGGTCGGTATCGGCCTGGGCTCGCTGGTCGCCGGCTGGATCGCGTACGACCTGCTGTGCCGCTCGCCGCTGGGCAAGCACGACCTGTGGTTCGGCATCGTGGTCTTCGCGCTGCTGACCGGCGCCGCGTGGACGCTGACGCACCTGCTGTCCGGCCGCGCCGCCTACATCCACGTGGGTGCGATGATCGGCACGATCATGGTGGCGAACGTGGCGATGCTGATCATTCCCGGTCAGCGCAAGATGGTGAACGCGATGCTGGCCGGCGGCAGGCCGGACCCGGTGCACGGCCTGCGCGCCAAGCAGCGCAGCGTGCACAACAACTATTTCACGCTGCCGGTGCTGTTCATCATGATCAGCAACCACTACGCGATGACGTACCGGCACGAACATGCATGGCTCGTGCTGGCGCTGATCATGGCGGCCGGCGTGTTCATCCGCCACTTCTTCAATGTGCGGCACAAGGGCCGCGTCGAATGGCGCTATCCGGCCATCGGCGTGGCGCTGCTGCTGGCCGTCGCCGTGATGATCGCGCCGCCGAAGCCGGCCGCTGTCGCGCGGCAGGCCGATCCCGCCGCGCAGTTCGCGCGCGTCAAGGCGATCGTCGACCGGCGCTGCGTGTCGTGCCACGCCGCCCGCCCCACGCAGCCCGGCTTCGCCACCGCGCCGGCCGGTGTCGTGTTCGACACGCCCGACCAGGTGCGGCGGCAGGCGCTGCAGATCCACAAGCAGGTGGTGGAGCTGAAGGCAATGCCGATCGGGAACCTGACCAATATGACGGAGGAGGAAAGGGCGGAGGTGGGTGCGTGGTTTGCGGCTGGCGCCAGGTAA
- a CDS encoding LysR family transcriptional regulator, protein MSALPQHLDLHLIRILYLLLVEKNVSRVALKLNQPQPSISASLRKLRELTGDPLLVRGARGMVPTQHGESLLKPAKRILDETENLFVKKAPFAPQEEARTFHIAAPDYLDSQFLPSVVALLRRGSPKSRVVIHSLGPGVDYVRLLSDGDMDLVIANWDEPPQHLHISKLFEDPIVCAMHAASPYAKRTADDAMTLHDYLTLPHVAPSQMVQGTIGVIDAFLDRQGLRRNVAVESAYFGLIPYMLVQSDLILTTGRQFVQFYEKTLPLKIFTVPVKFPPMRFYQLWHERVHQSPEHKWLRDQVTSAAKALVKGR, encoded by the coding sequence ATGTCCGCCCTGCCGCAACATCTCGACCTGCACCTGATCCGCATCCTGTACCTGCTGCTGGTGGAGAAAAACGTTTCACGCGTGGCACTGAAGCTGAACCAGCCGCAGCCATCGATTTCCGCCTCGCTGCGCAAGCTGCGCGAACTGACGGGCGATCCGCTGCTGGTGCGCGGCGCACGCGGCATGGTGCCCACGCAACATGGCGAAAGCCTGCTCAAGCCGGCCAAGCGCATCCTCGACGAGACGGAGAACCTGTTCGTCAAGAAAGCGCCCTTCGCCCCGCAGGAAGAGGCGCGCACGTTCCACATCGCCGCGCCGGATTACCTGGACAGCCAGTTCCTGCCCAGCGTGGTCGCGCTGCTGCGGCGCGGCTCGCCGAAGAGCCGCGTGGTCATCCACAGCCTGGGGCCGGGTGTCGATTACGTGCGCCTGCTGTCGGACGGCGACATGGACCTGGTGATCGCCAACTGGGACGAGCCGCCCCAGCACCTGCATATCTCGAAGCTGTTCGAGGACCCGATCGTGTGCGCGATGCACGCGGCCAGCCCGTATGCGAAGCGCACCGCCGACGATGCGATGACGCTGCACGATTACCTGACGCTGCCGCACGTGGCGCCGTCGCAGATGGTGCAGGGTACGATCGGCGTGATCGACGCCTTTCTCGACCGCCAGGGCCTGCGCCGCAACGTGGCGGTGGAGTCGGCCTATTTCGGCCTGATCCCCTACATGCTGGTGCAGTCCGACCTGATCCTGACCACCGGCCGCCAGTTCGTGCAGTTCTACGAAAAGACGCTGCCGCTGAAGATCTTCACCGTGCCCGTCAAATTCCCGCCGATGCGCTTCTACCAGCTGTGGCACGAGCGGGTGCACCAGTCGCCGGAGCACAAGTGGCTGCGCGACCAGGTGACGAGCGCCGCCAAGGCGCTGGTGAAGGGGCGCTAA
- a CDS encoding sulfite exporter TauE/SafE family protein — MENHLLYICVVFVLAGMVKGVTGMGLPTVAMALLGLVMPPLQAAAILVVPSLLTNIWQMLERKGLYAAWLRLRPMLLGVCAGTLLGGALFAGGEGKAILGVALVLYALLGLSSWQWRVRAEQEWWLGPAVGVATGILTAVTGVFVLPAVPYLQALRLEKEALVQAMGLSFTVSTLALAVLLAGHGAWQPADAGMSFAAQLPALLGLALGTRLRERLEPRVFRRCFFATLLLLGVHMGVGG; from the coding sequence ATGGAAAACCATCTTCTCTACATTTGCGTGGTGTTCGTGCTGGCGGGCATGGTGAAGGGCGTGACCGGCATGGGCCTGCCCACGGTGGCGATGGCGCTGCTGGGCCTCGTGATGCCGCCGCTGCAGGCGGCCGCGATCCTCGTGGTGCCTTCGCTTTTGACGAACATCTGGCAGATGCTGGAGCGCAAGGGCCTGTATGCGGCGTGGCTGCGCCTGCGGCCGATGCTGCTGGGTGTGTGCGCCGGCACGCTGCTGGGCGGCGCCCTGTTCGCCGGCGGCGAAGGCAAGGCGATCCTCGGCGTGGCGCTGGTGCTGTATGCGCTGCTCGGCTTGTCGTCATGGCAGTGGCGGGTGCGCGCGGAACAGGAATGGTGGCTGGGTCCGGCGGTCGGCGTGGCGACCGGCATCCTGACGGCGGTAACCGGCGTGTTCGTGCTGCCCGCCGTGCCTTACCTGCAGGCGCTGCGGCTGGAGAAGGAAGCGCTGGTGCAGGCGATGGGGCTGTCGTTCACCGTGTCGACGCTGGCGCTGGCGGTATTGCTGGCCGGGCATGGCGCGTGGCAACCGGCCGATGCCGGCATGTCGTTCGCCGCCCAGTTGCCTGCGCTGCTGGGGCTGGCGCTGGGCACCCGGCTGCGCGAACGGCTCGAACCGCGGGTGTTCCGGCGGTGCTTCTTCGCGACGCTGCTGCTGCTCGGCGTGCACATGGGCGTGGGCGGATGA